A stretch of the Pseudoruegeria sp. SHC-113 genome encodes the following:
- a CDS encoding TRAP transporter small permease subunit, which yields MTWFAKLAGGIAMAANATGTLVVVGLIAVVNYDIIARGLFNKPFLGAVEVVQFSMVLIVFLQLPDVIRVGRLTRSDGFLTVLRSRRPKGGRWLANGIDMMSAAFMILVAVAIWPEFREMWATKDYFGVPGVFTAPWWPVKLVIFLSACLCTVHFILHIFTRTGDSAPHQESGS from the coding sequence GTGACGTGGTTTGCCAAACTTGCCGGGGGCATCGCCATGGCGGCGAATGCCACCGGCACCCTCGTGGTCGTCGGCCTCATCGCGGTGGTCAACTACGACATCATCGCGCGTGGCTTGTTCAACAAGCCCTTCCTCGGCGCGGTCGAAGTGGTGCAATTCTCCATGGTGCTGATCGTGTTCCTGCAACTGCCCGACGTGATCCGCGTGGGCCGGCTCACCCGGTCTGACGGCTTTCTCACGGTGCTGCGCAGCCGCCGCCCCAAAGGCGGGCGCTGGCTGGCCAACGGGATCGACATGATGAGCGCGGCCTTCATGATCCTCGTCGCCGTGGCGATCTGGCCGGAGTTCCGCGAGATGTGGGCAACCAAGGATTACTTCGGGGTGCCCGGCGTTTTCACCGCGCCATGGTGGCCTGTGAAGCTCGTGATCTTCCTATCGGCTTGCCTCTGCACCGTGCATTTCATCCTGCACATCTTCACAAGAACGGGGGATAGCGCCCCGCATCAGGAAAGCGGCTCATGA
- a CDS encoding TRAP transporter large permease, with translation MTPIDIGLISIVAIIVMIYLGVYIPIALGMVSFLAIWAMRGNVDLSFALLKIAIGDSAMEYTFATIPLFTFMGLIVSKAGLGADIYSVMNQGCRRITGGIGMATVGANAVFAAVTGSSIASASVFSKMSVPEMLRQEYNPRFAVGVVAGSSVLGMIIPPSAMLIIYSFVAEQSVGEMFLAGVVPGILLAIAYVAAIWFMGRFMPRAVGGRIIEQDDLMSWGEIAGKTLPILALIVVVLGGIYTGWTTPVEAGAAGSAIGILIAAVRRRINLRSFWETVIETGHITAAILFLITAASMYARMLGIAGLPNELQSILAANDFSFFWIMVLLVVLMLFLGTILDTASIILIVVPLFLPLIDDMGLSLVWFGIVAVVAAEIGLLTPPLGLSCFVIKATLDDDRIALKDVFLGALPFAFVMLLVLILLIRFPALSLAILN, from the coding sequence ATGACGCCCATTGATATCGGCCTGATCTCGATCGTCGCCATCATCGTGATGATCTATCTGGGCGTCTATATTCCCATCGCGCTGGGCATGGTCAGCTTTCTGGCCATCTGGGCCATGCGCGGCAACGTGGATCTCTCTTTCGCGCTGCTGAAGATCGCCATTGGCGACAGCGCGATGGAATACACCTTCGCCACCATCCCGCTGTTTACGTTCATGGGGCTCATCGTTTCAAAAGCGGGGCTCGGGGCGGATATCTATTCGGTGATGAACCAAGGCTGCCGCCGCATCACCGGCGGGATCGGCATGGCGACGGTGGGGGCGAATGCAGTCTTCGCCGCCGTCACCGGCTCCTCCATCGCCTCGGCCTCCGTCTTTTCCAAGATGAGTGTGCCCGAGATGCTGCGGCAGGAGTACAACCCGCGCTTCGCCGTCGGCGTGGTGGCGGGCTCCTCGGTGCTGGGGATGATCATCCCGCCTTCGGCGATGCTGATCATCTATTCCTTCGTGGCCGAGCAATCCGTGGGTGAGATGTTCCTCGCCGGCGTCGTGCCGGGCATCCTTCTGGCCATCGCCTATGTGGCCGCCATCTGGTTCATGGGCCGCTTCATGCCGCGCGCCGTGGGCGGGCGGATCATCGAGCAGGACGATCTGATGAGCTGGGGCGAGATCGCCGGGAAAACCCTGCCCATCCTGGCGCTGATCGTGGTGGTTCTGGGCGGCATCTACACCGGCTGGACAACGCCCGTGGAGGCCGGCGCCGCCGGATCTGCCATCGGCATCCTGATCGCCGCTGTTCGCCGCCGGATCAACCTGCGCTCTTTCTGGGAAACCGTGATCGAGACGGGCCATATCACCGCTGCCATCCTCTTCCTGATCACCGCCGCCTCGATGTATGCGCGTATGCTCGGCATCGCAGGCCTGCCGAACGAGCTGCAGAGCATCCTCGCCGCCAACGATTTCTCCTTCTTCTGGATCATGGTGCTGCTTGTTGTGCTGATGCTCTTCCTCGGCACGATCCTTGATACCGCCTCGATCATCCTGATCGTGGTGCCGCTCTTCCTGCCGCTGATCGACGACATGGGCCTCAGCCTTGTCTGGTTCGGCATCGTCGCCGTCGTCGCTGCCGAGATCGGGCTGCTCACCCCGCCACTGGGCCTGAGCTGCTTCGTCATCAAGGCCACGCTGGATGATGACCGCATCGCCCTGAAGGACGTGTTCCTCGGCGCGCTGCCCTTTGCCTTCGTCATGCTGCTGGTGCTGATCCTGCTGATCCGCTTCCCGGCGCTCAGCCTTGCCATTCTGAACTAA
- a CDS encoding dioxygenase, whose amino-acid sequence MRDVTADNITDVFMGYMGEGIDPRLKEVLSSLVTHLHAFAREVKLTHEEWNQGIAFLEAAGAISDKERHEFVLLSDVLGLSSLVDMLHSRPEGTSSSVLGPFHISGSPPLAVGADLRKDFDAPVLLAEGIVKDPAGNPIPGATLDIWQTAPNGLYSSQDPDQDTYSFHGLQTVGEDGRYAFTSVRPVEYTVPSDGPVGDILRACGRHPWRPSHLHFIVEAEGFRPLVTEVFPEDDPYLDQDTVFGVRKDLVMRYEDMPAGSFPAEGFELSGKVGDPYLKVRFDLTLVPLD is encoded by the coding sequence ATGCGGGACGTCACCGCCGACAATATCACCGATGTCTTCATGGGCTACATGGGCGAAGGGATCGACCCGCGCCTGAAGGAAGTACTCTCGAGCCTCGTCACCCATCTGCACGCCTTCGCCCGCGAGGTGAAGCTGACCCACGAGGAGTGGAATCAGGGCATCGCCTTTCTGGAGGCCGCCGGGGCGATTTCCGACAAGGAACGCCACGAGTTCGTGCTGCTATCCGACGTGTTGGGGCTCTCCTCGCTCGTTGACATGCTGCATTCGCGCCCGGAAGGCACCTCTTCCTCGGTGCTGGGGCCGTTTCATATCTCCGGCTCCCCGCCGCTCGCGGTGGGGGCGGACCTGCGCAAGGATTTCGACGCGCCGGTGCTGCTCGCGGAAGGCATCGTGAAGGATCCCGCCGGAAACCCGATCCCCGGCGCGACGCTCGACATCTGGCAGACCGCGCCCAACGGGCTTTACTCCAGCCAGGACCCGGATCAGGACACCTATTCCTTCCACGGGTTGCAGACGGTGGGGGAAGACGGCCGCTACGCTTTCACCTCGGTGCGTCCGGTGGAATACACGGTGCCTTCCGACGGCCCGGTGGGCGACATCCTGCGCGCCTGTGGCCGCCACCCGTGGCGTCCTTCGCACCTGCATTTCATCGTGGAGGCCGAAGGCTTCCGCCCGCTGGTGACGGAGGTCTTCCCGGAAGACGATCCCTATCTCGATCAGGACACCGTCTTCGGTGTGCGCAAGGATTTGGTGATGCGCTACGAGGACATGCCCGCTGGCAGCTTCCCGGCGGAAGGCTTCGAGCTGTCGGGAAAGGTGGGCGATCCCTACCTCAAAGTCCGTTTCGACCTGACACTGGTGCCTTTGGACTAG
- a CDS encoding GntR family transcriptional regulator has product MPIADIDSRKGEASATQQAYEAMRRMIVTGDLKPGEKLKIDGMRQRLDTGASPVREALSLLVSDNLVERIDQRGFRTAEVSAQNFDEILMLRCTLEDLALRASLAAADDAWEERAVLAHHRMQRARDAKDPAFEDRHKEFHMALLAAAPSPILKKFCSQLYDLNIRYRFLAGSALNYKKRDVVDEHSGILAAAVARDADLASERLLAHYRKTGAFLAGLIDEGTLPAAARAGG; this is encoded by the coding sequence ATGCCGATTGCCGATATCGACAGCCGCAAGGGCGAGGCCTCTGCCACACAGCAGGCCTATGAAGCCATGCGCCGCATGATCGTGACGGGCGATCTAAAACCCGGCGAGAAGCTGAAGATCGACGGGATGCGGCAGCGGCTGGACACCGGCGCGTCCCCGGTGCGCGAGGCCCTGAGCCTTCTGGTCTCCGACAACCTCGTGGAGCGGATCGACCAGCGCGGCTTTCGCACCGCCGAGGTGAGTGCGCAGAATTTTGATGAGATTCTGATGCTGCGCTGCACGCTGGAGGATCTGGCGCTGCGGGCCAGCCTCGCGGCTGCTGATGACGCGTGGGAGGAACGCGCGGTGCTGGCCCATCACCGGATGCAGCGCGCCCGCGACGCGAAAGATCCGGCCTTCGAGGATCGCCACAAGGAGTTCCACATGGCGCTTCTGGCAGCGGCCCCCTCGCCAATCCTCAAGAAATTCTGCTCCCAGCTTTACGATCTCAACATCCGCTACCGGTTTCTTGCGGGCAGCGCGCTGAACTACAAGAAGCGGGACGTGGTGGACGAGCATTCCGGCATCCTCGCCGCCGCCGTGGCGCGGGATGCGGATCTGGCCAGCGAACGGCTGCTGGCGCATTACCGCAAAACGGGCGCTTTCCTTGCCGGGCTGATCGACGAAGGCACCCTTCCCGCGGCAGCACGCGCGGGCGGCTAG
- the rimO gene encoding 30S ribosomal protein S12 methylthiotransferase RimO gives MSSTNPPSLRPDIAPKARISDSARDGQPTIGMVSLGCPKALVDSERILTRLRAEGYAISPDYGGADAVIVNTCGFLDSAKAESLEAIGEALKENGKVIVTGCLGAEEDYIRGTHPSVMAVTGPHQYEQVLDAVHGVVPPAPDPFIDLLPATGVSLTPRHYSYVKISEGCNHKCKFCIIPDMRGKLASRPAHAVLREAEKLVEAGVNELLIISQDTSAYGLDRKYSPHPWKDGEVRSHILDLSRELGKLDAWTRLHYVYPYPHVRDLIPLMAETAEKGRGLLPYLDIPFQHSHPDVLRRMARPAAGSKTLEEIAAWREICPDITLRSTFIVGYPGETEAEFQHLLDWMDEAQLDRVGCFKYENVDGARSNALPDHVTEEVKQARWERFMAKAQEISEAKLEAKVGKQLWVIVDEVDEDAATCRTMADAPEIDGNLFIDEGHAALAPGQILKVEVDEAGEYDLWGRIL, from the coding sequence ATGAGCTCCACGAACCCGCCCTCCCTGCGCCCCGACATCGCGCCCAAAGCCCGCATCAGCGACAGCGCGCGCGATGGCCAGCCGACGATCGGCATGGTGAGCCTCGGCTGCCCGAAAGCGCTGGTGGACAGCGAGCGCATCCTCACAAGGCTGCGCGCGGAAGGCTACGCGATCTCGCCCGACTACGGCGGCGCGGATGCGGTGATCGTGAACACCTGCGGCTTTCTGGATTCCGCCAAGGCCGAGAGCCTTGAAGCCATCGGCGAAGCGCTGAAGGAAAACGGCAAGGTGATCGTGACGGGCTGCCTCGGCGCGGAAGAGGATTACATCCGCGGCACGCACCCTTCGGTGATGGCCGTGACCGGCCCGCATCAATACGAGCAGGTGCTCGACGCCGTGCACGGCGTGGTGCCGCCTGCGCCCGATCCCTTCATCGATCTGCTGCCGGCAACGGGCGTGTCGCTCACGCCGCGCCATTACAGCTATGTGAAGATTTCCGAGGGCTGTAACCACAAGTGCAAGTTCTGCATCATCCCCGACATGCGCGGCAAGCTTGCCTCCCGCCCCGCCCACGCGGTGCTGCGCGAGGCCGAAAAGCTTGTCGAGGCCGGGGTGAACGAGCTTCTGATCATCTCGCAGGACACTTCGGCCTATGGGCTGGATCGCAAATACAGCCCGCATCCGTGGAAGGATGGCGAGGTGCGCAGCCATATCCTCGATCTCTCGCGCGAGTTGGGCAAGCTCGATGCATGGACGCGGCTGCATTACGTCTACCCCTATCCCCATGTGCGCGATCTGATCCCGCTGATGGCGGAAACCGCGGAAAAAGGCCGCGGCCTGCTGCCCTATCTCGACATCCCCTTCCAGCATTCCCACCCCGACGTGCTGCGCCGCATGGCGCGCCCGGCAGCGGGCTCCAAGACCCTGGAAGAGATCGCCGCATGGCGCGAGATTTGCCCCGATATCACCCTGCGCTCGACCTTCATCGTTGGCTATCCGGGCGAGACGGAAGCGGAGTTCCAGCACCTGCTCGACTGGATGGACGAAGCGCAACTGGATCGCGTCGGCTGCTTCAAATACGAAAACGTCGATGGCGCGCGCTCCAATGCGCTGCCCGATCACGTGACTGAAGAGGTGAAGCAGGCGCGCTGGGAGCGCTTCATGGCCAAGGCGCAGGAGATTTCCGAGGCCAAGCTGGAAGCCAAGGTCGGCAAGCAGCTTTGGGTGATCGTGGATGAGGTGGACGAAGATGCCGCCACCTGCCGAACCATGGCGGATGCACCCGAGATCGACGGCAACCTTTTCATCGATGAGGGCCACGCGGCGCTGGCGCCGGGCCAGATCCTTAAGGTGGAGGTCGATGAGGCCGGAGAATACGATCTCTGGGGCCGGATCCTCTGA